The genomic region ttccttcatacccgttacattttctatgtatgagttgggtcatatataatatgttatgattgttcgatatgaattccatttactttacgcttgatccaatcacaatgttTATACAAGTTACActgagttcaactggatacgtcgaaatgtgtgttttcatatggttaatgcatcatataacgtttgaactaatccattcaatgtttacgatgtacccgcgccgcaacgcgggcgggtcttaacGCTAGTTAACATAAAAAAGCAATATTAAAAGCATAATCATAAATATTCATATGTTAATGAGCGCAACCACCtacataaaaaaatattaaaagcaTAATCATAAATATTCATTTGATGGATACAAAGATGATTGGTGTGAAATCCATCTAAAAGTGATATTGTTATTTAAAGATGATCAAAAATATACTTTTATATGTAGAAAAAGTTTATTATACAATATACCTTAACGTACGATGCGTACGTGATGGCAAAATCGCacgttatatttaaaaaaatgaaaatcgcatgtttcTAAAAAACCTGAAATCGCATGTACATAAAAAAAGGAAATCGTATGTTCCAAACAAATCCAAAATCGCATGTACATAAAAAAGTGAAATCGTATGTAAAAAAATGAAAGCCGCATGTTATAAACCAAATTTTACATGTTGATACTGAATCTCGTACGTAGTGTACACTAAGACATTTTGTATAACAACCGAACTCTTTATATGTATACCCACAAATACACATAAGATATAAACAATTGTTGTAGAATTGAAAGTCTAATACAAGGTTGTGGTGTGCCTTACAAGAAGCGAGAATGATAAGACTAGAGAGAGTTGATTTTGTTATTGGGCTTGAATGTAGGAAAGCCCATAATGGCCCATCAGCTTCTGACCCTGAAGAAACAAATCAAATCACCATCATGACTAGTTGTTGTTTTGTAGCCGATTGATTCCAGTTATGTCCACAAAAATGCTGTGTGCTTCCGCCCGCACACGATTCATTCCCTCATTCTCTCTCTTGCCTCCACAACCTATCTATCGCCGCCCCAACTGTCTCATCCACCACCGGCGCAACCACATCACCATGTCCGCACAAGACCAGGTTGTGGAACACGTGGTCCTCGTCAAAGTCAAACCCGATGTTGACTCCAGCAAGGTGGCGGCTATGATCACCGGACTCAACGGCTTGACCTCACTCAACCTCACCCTCCACCTCACTGCCGGACAACTTCTCCGCTCCCGATCATCGTCTCTCAACTTCACTCACATGCTTCACAGCCGTTACAGATCAAAGGACGATCTCCAACAGTACGCCGTTCATCCTGAGCACGTGCGCGTCGTTACGGAGAATATAAAACCGATAATCGATGACGTAATGGCCGTTGATTGGATGTCTAACGGTGCTAGCAGTGTCTCTTTAAAACCAGGGTCGGCGATGAGGGTGACATTTGTAAAGCTGAAGGAGAATTTGGGGGAAAATGAGAAATCTAGGGTTTTGGAAGTGATTGGAGGGATTAAAGATGAGTTTCCGAGAATTGAGGAGCTGAGTGTTGGGGAGAATTTCTCTCATGATAGGGCCAAGGGGTATACGATCGCTTCGGTGGCAGTGTTGGGTGGGCCTGCTGATTTGGAGGCGTTGGATTCGAATGCGGAACTGGTGCAGTTGCACAAGGAGAAGGTGAAGGATTTGATTGAGAGTGTGGTGGTTGTTGATTATGTCATTCCACCCCCGCAGGCGGCTAACCTCTGAGGGTACTTCACTTGTTCAAGTTGTTTCTGCATTATGTTTGTTTAActatgaataataataataatctttaTGTTATGATGAGATACTTCTCTCCAGTCTGTTGCCTGATTTTAGTTGCTGGACTTGAACTCAAGATACAGCTTTTGCAAGTAACTaacttcatttttcttttttGTAACTAACCGAGTACGACTTTAGCATAGAAACACGTATATATCAAACCACTTCTTACTTACACGTTGTATATATCAAAGCACTCGTTAGTTGCACGTAAAGGACTTTGTAATTGTTTGTAAGAAGAATCAATAAAACAACTTGATTGATTGGATTAAAGCAATCCCAAATCAAGACCTCATAGGCAACCAAAACAGTATCACGGACAGTATTTAGGTTAAACAACACGATGCTGACATGGATGTTATTAAAAGATCACCACAAGCAACAAAACGGATAAAACGTCCACACGCGTATCAGAATGTTAGCAATTATAGGACAATACCAGGTCAAAATGGAGCTCGACTACAGCCTCCAACTGCCCTATTGTCTCAGCCTTACCTTCAAGCTTGGGGATAAAATCAGCGGTTTTATTAAAGAACTGATGGATCTAATAGCAAAGGGAAAACTTGATCCATTGCGGTCATCTTCAGGTTCAATGAATCCATTGCATAGATGAAATTCTGTATGCACTCCGCCACAATGACAGTGGTCGTCACCCCATTGTGCTCCACTGTGACAAGCGCAAGCCAACTGGAGTGAATAGGGTAGCTTGCAAGTTATGTATGCCAAGGAATGAGCAGAAAAACCGAATAACTGAGATTCTGACAACCAAATGGTTTGGTTATGACTTTTTTGACGACTGATTTTTATGGTTTAGTTATGGTTAAATATGCAGGAATAATCGAATTAACCAAGTTGAATCAAAACTAAAACAAACATCTTTTTTATGAAAAATGTCATAATCTTTAACAGTTTGCATTTCAACTATTGTCTTAAAATTAAAATGACACTCAATATTTATTTTGAACCAAGATATATTTGTATCCCACACGTTCAAAGCCGTTGGTTAACCGAATTACCTGAACCATCTTTTTCAGTAAGCAAACATTTATTGACCCACACCCTCCTATTTGCCCCTTAAATTGTGGTTACAACCACGCAAATCCCTCCACGCCCCACTAAAAGCTGCAAAAGTGAAGCCACATGGATGATAAATCGGTTGCTCGCCATGCCATCTGGAGCTGCAAGCATTGCACAATATTTACGCATCCGTATATTAATTTAAATAGCGGTTaatctcaatatgttttgtgTGCTGATTAGACATGGGATAACAACTAGGTATGTAATGCCAATGTTGTCACACCATAGAATGTGTAGACCAGAAGAAAACATCCGTAACTCTGACAGCACATGCATATCTTAACGAATCTCTGCAGTAGTATGAGCAAAAGTGCTAAATCTTGCAAGTGTATATTGTTTCTTGGAGCTCCAGTAGATGAGGTTTGGTCCAAGAAACACACATAGCATTGACTGATGCCACAtggcatatatacacacatacactaATTTGACAAATAAGATGCGGCGTTATCATCTCAATTTAACAAAATAATGTTGAGCTGTTGCTACAATCGGCAATATACCAGAACTTGGTTGCTAAATCCTGTAATAACACGTAAGTTGGTTTATGTTTTGCTCCCAACTTAACGTCTGTGGCTAAAATCGGGAAAAAAGGTGTGAAGTTTGTTTCCATTTCCTGCGGTTTTGTCCATCAATTTCTGCCTTTTCTGGTAAGTAGGTAGTTCCAAATTTGAACTTGTTGGTACAGGAGCATTAGAAGAGTCGTGGGTCAAAACGAAAAGATAGGGGTAAAAGCAGGGATGAGGATATGCAGCCAAGTAAAGGTAGAAATGGGTTAGTATAAGTTTTGTGTATGAGTTTGTTAGTATAAATGGGTTCATCCCAAACAGTTGGATAAAATGAAGTTTGGTGGTACATTAAAATATGTCGTGTCTGTCAGTCTTTGGAGTGTGGAGCCATCCCATCCCTTTTTGTCTGGCATTCAGGGACCACAAATATATTGGTTGATTTTGAAGAACTGGCACAGTTAGCTACTGGTTGTTTGGGGCCTTGTTGGCCCATGACCTAACCCCTGCGCTGGAAATAGATTGGTTAATCTGAGGATAAGAAGCCAGTGTGAGTTTATAGTGCCAACTGTTGCTATAATTGGTTGCTTAAACTGAAACAGTGTGTGCGTGTTTTACCTATAAGGCTGCACGGGGTGCAGTCGGTGAGTGAATTCGGGGACCCCCTTCACCGATTAGGGGGGGGCTGCCATCGACGCGGTGagtagagagaggagagaggaacGGTGGTGGCTCAccgaagagagagggaggagagagaaggGGCTTGTCCAATCAatgatttcctttttttttttttttttttttaaaaaaaaaaaaccaattcacctaaaaGGGGAGTgacgccatcaaattggggtgttaggggagtttaagaggggacttgacgtggcacacggggattggttgggcgtaagagaggggactcacctattaggtgagcacccccttcaccctaagtTTATAAATGGAAACGGTGAATTGTGTAATCTGTCCAAACAGACATTATTATAAAAGTAAGGTGTTGCAATTTCTGTTTGGACCCGCATTTGAAGGATTGCAAGCCACATTTATTTTACACTGAAACACATACCCATCATCTTCTacataataaaatataattagtTGTGCTTGATTTAAATGTTATGTTATGTGTGAGCAGGAGCACTGGAACAATCTTTGTGCTTTGGTGGCCATTCATCAAATTAAGAAATGGTGCATTACTTTCTCTTTCCTCTCAATCTCATCATCTTGTTGTTGAAATGAGTATGCATTTTCAGAAGGGTTTGAGGATGAAGTGTTGTTGTTAATAGCCAGTTGCCAAGAAGCACCACCCAGTGAAGTCTTGAAAGATTCATCCATCTCCCCATCTTTCATCCCGTTGCTCTTTCTGCAggttaataaaaaaaactaaaaaactaaaaaaGAAGTTGTGTtatagaaagaaagaaagaaagagcATGCATGCGGTAGACACCAAGCAACCAACCTGTAAGGAATGGGCGTGTTGAGTTCCACGGACTTTCTTGAACGATTTCTACCTCGATGCATATGCTTTTGACAGTACTTTGAATCAGGACAAGCTTCCTTTGAGCATCTCCATTTTTTACCATCTGTTCTTCTGCACcttcctcctgcttcttctccaTCTACTTTTCTACCAACGTCTGcaattcttacaaaaaaattcatTGAGAAAAGGAAACACACTGGACTGGATTGCTTGCTTAACAAATGATAGAGATAGATGATTACTGGGTGGTGGGTGTGTGGAGGAATCCAGACTTGCTCTGATGGTATAAATGAGATGAGGGGGAATGGGCATACCGGATATCATGTATTTGTAAAAAAGTGCTTGATCTTCAAGCTCTTGCCACTGTCTTGCTGTAAATGGGTGGTACCACCTACTACCACTTGCTCTATTCATCATCAGCTGCCCCTAAATTTCAACagataaattataaaaaaaaaaaaagagagaaataTAGAGGCAAGAAGATACACACACCTTAACCTGTCTGTTTTCTCTTTCTATGAT from Helianthus annuus cultivar XRQ/B chromosome 10, HanXRQr2.0-SUNRISE, whole genome shotgun sequence harbors:
- the LOC110886994 gene encoding stress-response A/B barrel domain-containing protein UP3 gives rise to the protein MSTKMLCASARTRFIPSFSLLPPQPIYRRPNCLIHHRRNHITMSAQDQVVEHVVLVKVKPDVDSSKVAAMITGLNGLTSLNLTLHLTAGQLLRSRSSSLNFTHMLHSRYRSKDDLQQYAVHPEHVRVVTENIKPIIDDVMAVDWMSNGASSVSLKPGSAMRVTFVKLKENLGENEKSRVLEVIGGIKDEFPRIEELSVGENFSHDRAKGYTIASVAVLGGPADLEALDSNAELVQLHKEKVKDLIESVVVVDYVIPPPQAANL
- the LOC110883737 gene encoding growth-regulating factor 5 isoform X1 encodes the protein MVSETSSRSRIIERENRQVKGQLMMNRASGSRWYHPFTARQWQELEDQALFYKYMISGMPIPPHLIYTIRASLDSSTHPPPNVGRKVDGEEAGGRCRRTDGKKWRCSKEACPDSKYCQKHMHRGRNRSRKSVELNTPIPYRKSNGMKDGEMDESFKTSLGGASWQLAINNNTSSSNPSENAYSFQQQDDEIERKEKVMHHFLI
- the LOC110883737 gene encoding growth-regulating factor 5 isoform X2; protein product: MVSETSSRSRIIERENRQVKLMMNRASGSRWYHPFTARQWQELEDQALFYKYMISGMPIPPHLIYTIRASLDSSTHPPPNVGRKVDGEEAGGRCRRTDGKKWRCSKEACPDSKYCQKHMHRGRNRSRKSVELNTPIPYRKSNGMKDGEMDESFKTSLGGASWQLAINNNTSSSNPSENAYSFQQQDDEIERKEKVMHHFLI